CCGAGCCTCCAGAAGAACACACCGCCGAGGTTGTACTCGCTCACCAGCTCGAGTTTGGCCCCCACGCTCACCGCGTCCTCGAACCATATCTCGTGCTGGTTGCCATGCGCGCTGTGAAAGGTCAGCCACGGCGACCCATCATCGCTACGCTGGACCGGCGCGTCGTACTCCTCGGAGCGGGCCATCGCGTCGGTGTAGTCGATGGTGATGCCCTGCCCGTTTACCCAGTCATAGCCGAGCAGCACAATGCCAAGGATCACCTTGTCCGGCGGTATCTGGGTCACGGTCCATTCCAGTACGTCGTCGACCCAGTCACGCGGTGCGACCGGACCTGGCGGCGAGCTCTCCCAGGAATAGTCGTAGGTCATCACCCGCACCTGGTCGGCGATTCGCCCGATGGCCTGGTAATCCTGAGCCTCGTTGCGCGCGGCGTACCCCTCGTCCGACGTTTTCGCATGCAACGCGACGGTGAGCACCTTGTCCTCCGCTTGCAGCCGGTTCGCCAGGTCGGTCAGGAAGTCGGTGAAGGCCTCCCGGTCGGCGGCTTCGAGGTGCTCGTAGTCCACATCGATCCCGTCGTATCGCTCGGCCACAGCCAGGCTCACGAGTTCGTCCACATGGGTGCCGCGGCGTGCGGGATCATGGAGCACGGCCTGTACCGCTGCCGCGTCCCACTCCCCGTTTCGCAGGTTGGTGACGGTGGGAATGACGCGTACACCACGGCGGCTGGCCTCCCGCACGGCCTCGGTGTCCACGGTCACATGAGTGTCGTCGGCGAGCACAACCTCGCCCGTGGGTTCAATCGAATACCAGACGGGACTCACCTCGTCCAGCAGGTCAGACTGCTCCCACAGGACGTCGAACGCACGTTCCTGATCCCAGTACGGCACATACCCGATGACCAATGGGTGACCCGGATCAGCAACGGGGGATTCCTCCGGGCTGGACGGGCTCGGGCTCCGCGCGATGCCCACCAGGAGCGCCAGCACGGCCACCACAGTCACGGCGGCTCCCGCCATCAGGACCGCCAGTGCTTTAGAGCGCATCCGCCGATGTCGCGCCATCCGGAAGATCACGGCTGCGGACCAG
This genomic stretch from Phytoactinopolyspora mesophila harbors:
- a CDS encoding glycosyl hydrolase family 18 protein gives rise to the protein MRSKALAVLMAGAAVTVVAVLALLVGIARSPSPSSPEESPVADPGHPLVIGYVPYWDQERAFDVLWEQSDLLDEVSPVWYSIEPTGEVVLADDTHVTVDTEAVREASRRGVRVIPTVTNLRNGEWDAAAVQAVLHDPARRGTHVDELVSLAVAERYDGIDVDYEHLEAADREAFTDFLTDLANRLQAEDKVLTVALHAKTSDEGYAARNEAQDYQAIGRIADQVRVMTYDYSWESSPPGPVAPRDWVDDVLEWTVTQIPPDKVILGIVLLGYDWVNGQGITIDYTDAMARSEEYDAPVQRSDDGSPWLTFHSAHGNQHEIWFEDAVSVGAKLELVSEYNLGGVFFWRLGGEDANVWRQLPSVLDEP